The Terriglobus roseus region GACTTCGCTATGCGGACGGTCGAGGTTGTTCAGCAGCTCCTGCGTGAGCATGAGCTGATCGGGCGTGCCGCGCTCCACGATGGCGTTCTGGCTGGGAACGAGGAAGATTTTGACGTCTTGTTCCAGCACGTTACGCAGTGCGGTCAGAAGCTCGTTCTGATCCGCCTGTGTGGCCGCGTTGGAGAGGTAAAACGTCTGCACGGCACGCGTCTGCAGGTCCTGACGCTTCTGCTGCGTGTTCTGCGCGACGAAGATCGTGTTCGACGTGACTGGCTTATAGAACGTGCCGGACTGCGTGCCGAGAATGCGCAGACCGTCAGACAGCGAAACGCCCTTCAGATCAAGCTGGATCCGGCGCGAGGTGTAGTCGGGGTCGAAGATGACATTGAGGCCGGCAGCTTTGCCGATGGCCTGATAGAGCACCTTGGTGTCTTCCACCATGCTCAGCGTCAGCGGGTCCGATGAAACGGGCTTCAGCTTTAGCGGCTCGCCAAGCGTGGCAAGCTCTGGCGCGGGGCCCGTGGATGCTGGCAGGTCGAGATTGCTGGTCGGGGTGTTCGCGAGAATCCGCTCGGTGACATTAATTTCCTGCTGAGCGGATTGATTGCTGCCGTCAATGGCGAGGGCGCGCTCAAACTCAGTGAGAGCACCATGAATGTCGCCACTTTGACGCAGGACGCGACCACGGTCAACGTGGGCGGCGGCGGCCGAAAAGCGTGCGCGCTCAAAGTGCGTCTTGTAGCGAAGGTCGTTTGGCTTGAGCAGGTGGGCCTGGCGGTACGCCTCAAATGCAGCGTCCCAGTCTTCACGAGACTCGGCATCTGCGCCGCGCTTGGACCATGCCGAGGCGGACTGTGCGTGCGCCGGCGGCGCGGTGAAGGCAGCGGTACTGATGAGCAATGCGGCGGCAGCGCCTGCGTGGAATAGGCTGCGGCCCAACGTCGTACATGCGCCTCTGCCCGGTTTCTGAATCGTCAACTTCCGCTTCCGCCTCTCAGGGGATTCCTGCCTCTCTGTTGGACGGATGTAAGCAAAAACCGCTCACACAAAGCCAATGTCAGGGACGCTGAATCTGCCTGTTTTGTGTGAGAAGTGTACCATCGTGAGAAGGGCGCTGGATGCTTCCGTAGTGGAGGTCCACGCATCAGATAGAACCATGCCGCATTCTCCCGCCGTATTTCAGCAAAACCCATCCAAAAAACCAGCGCAACGCGACCCGGTCGCGGTGGGCCAGCGGGATGCTGCCGTAAACCGGTCTGCCAGCCATAACTACTTTCTTACAGACCGTTTTGAATGTGGAATTGCGCTGCGCGGCACCGAAGTGAAGAGCATTCGCGAAGGCAAAGCGCAGTTGAAAGACGCCTATGGGCTGATCAACAACGGTGAGGCATTTTTGCTGAATGCTCACATTGGCGCGTTTTCGCACGGCAACATCATGAACCACGAAGAGACGCGCACCCGTAAGCTGCTGCTGCATAAGGAAGAGTTGCGCAAGTTGACGGCACGGACCAAGGAAAAGGGTTTCACCCTGATTCCGACGCGTTTCTACTTCAAGAATGGTCGCGTAAAGTGCGAACTGGCGTTAGCCCGCGGTAAGCAGGATTGGGATAAGCGCGAGACCGAACGCAACCGCGAGGCAGATCGTGAAGCTCGCGCGGCTGTTGCGCGTAGCCAACGTCGATAGTCGCGCTGCGATTTTCTTCCGTTGGCAGAGCTACACTGTTGGGGCATGAATGCCTCGCTTCAGTTCTCAAACGCCCCCGAATTTGTGACATCGCTGCTGACCGTGTTTGCCGTTGATAATGGCAGCGCACCTGATGCTCCTTCCATTTCTCTTCTGACAGCAGAACAAGCGATTCTTGCTGCCGCTGCGCCTTTCCTGAACTCTGGTGAGTTTAAGGCGGATGCTGGCGGGACATTGCTGCTGCATGCGCCTGCTGGACTGAAGGCGGAGCGGTTGTTGATTGTGGGTGCAGGTAAGGCTGCGAAGCTTTCGACTGCGGAATTGCGTAAGGCTGCTGGCACCGCGATTCGTACTGCGAAAGCGAAGAGTATTCGCGATGCGGCGATCGTATTTCCGAAGCTGAATGAAAATCTGGACGCCGCGGAAGTATCGCGTGCGTTGACGGAAGGCATTCTGCTGGCGGATTACGATGCGGATACGTATCGCAGCCAGCGGGAAGACCGCAGCATGCAGAATGTTGTTCTGCTTGGTGATGAGACGTCGCGTGGTGCGTTGGAGCGTGGGTTCGCTGAAGGTGAAGTTTTTGCTGCGGCACAGAACTTTGCGCGGACGCTGGTGAATGAGCCCGGCAATGTGCTGACTCCTACGGAGCTTGGCAAGCGCGCTGCTGCGATGTGCGAGGCCAATGGGCTGTCCTGCGAAGTTCACAGCACGGAGAAACTGAAGGAACTGGGCATGGGTGCGTTCCTGGGTGTGGCGCAGGGTTCTGTGCAGCCGCCTGCGCTTATCGTGATGCGCTATAAGCCTGCGAAGGCCGCGAACAGCAACGTGATTGGCCTTGTGGGCAAAGGCATTACGTTTGATACCGGCGGCATCTCCATCAAGCCTGCGGATGGCATGGACAAGATGAAGTACGACATGGCTGGTGCTGCTGCCATGATTGGTGCGATGCAGACGATTGCTGCGTTGAAGCCTGCGGTAGAGGTGATCGGTGTTGTGTGTTCTGCGGAGAATATGCCGAGTGGCTCCGCGTACAAGCCGGGTGATGTATTAACGGCGATGAGCGGCAAGACCATTGAGGTGATGAACACAGATGCTGAAGGTCGGCTGGTGCTCGCAGATGGCTTGCACTATGCGAAGACTTTGGGTGCAACGCATCTCATCAATGCGGCGACGCTGACGGGCGCGTGTGTCGTTGCGTTGGGCAAGTTGAACAGCGGTTTGTTCTCAAACGATGATGAGACCGTTGCGTTGTTCCGCGAAGCAGTAAATACAACCGACGAAACTTTCTGGCAGCTTCCCTGTACCGATGATTATCGCGAGTTGATTAAGAGCGACATTGCCGACATTAGAAACACCGGTATGGATCGTTGGGGTGGTGCGATCACTGCTGCGATGTTCCTGAAAGAGTTTGTTGGCGAGACGCCGTGGATTCATCTGGACATTGCAGGGCAGGCATGGATTGACGAATCTCGTTCGTACATTGCCAAGGGACCGAGCGGCGTCGCGGTGCGGTCGATTGTGGAATGGGTGCGGGCGCTGGCGCAATGACTTTGGCTGAGAGCACCGTCCTTGTTGTGGACGACGAACCTATTTTGCGACTTACATTTTCTATCGTGCTGCAGCGGACGGGAGCACGTGTTCTTACCGCTGACGATGGAGCGGAAGCACTGCGGATTGTGGAAGCAGATCCTGTCGATCTGATCCTGACCGACAAACAGATGCCGAACGTGAATGGAATGGCTTTGCTACGCCAACTGCGCGAACGCGGTGTGATGACGCCAGTCATTTTGTTTGTGAATGTGTTGTGCCAGAAGACGCGTCAGAGATGGAACGACTCGGCGTAGCACAGACTGTGACCAAGCCAATTCATCCACTGGAGTTGGTGCGTGTTATGGAGGCGGTGCTTGTAGACAGGTAATACCCTTATCAGTGTGGAGCTACAAGTGAGGTCAACGCGGTGATTGCGTTGACCTCAACTTTCTTACATCGACAGTGGCACTTCGATGCCGAGCCAGCCGAGGACGCGCGTGAGTTCGCGTGAAGCTACGGCAGCGGTAGCCAATAGCAACTTCTTCCGTGCGGGATCGGTTTCGTTCAACACGTGATTGCGGTGGTAGAAATTGTTGAACTCCTGCGCGAGCTGGAAGGCAAAACGCGCGACGATGGCGGGTTCTGCTGCCGCAATGGACTGCTCAACAATCGTTGTCACACGCGACAGGATGAGCCACATGGCCCACAGGCTGTCGCCTGCTTCACCTTCGAAGTAGGGGGCCAGATCGAGGTCAGCAATGTCATTGATCGCGTGCTGCTCTGTGACGCCTGCCTTCTTCAGGATGTTTGCGGCGCGTACTGCGGAGTACTGCACGTACGGGCCGGTTTCACCTTCGAAGGAAAGCGCATCGCGGAAATCAAACGCGATGATGGTGTTGCGTGTGTACTTCAGCATGAAGTAACGCAGAGCACCCACTGCGATCTGTTCCGCGGAACGTTGGCGCTGCGACTCGGGATCTTCCGGATGACGTGCGTCGACTTCGGATTTCGCAGCTGCGATGAGGCGATCGAGAAGATCGTCTGCCTTTACACCAAAGCCTTTGCGACCACTGACTTCGAGGTGTGTCTTTTCCTTGTCGGCATCGCTGAGGGTGTAGCCGAGATCGATGGCGCAACGCGGTGTGAGCGCAACCATGGCGTAGTTGATGTGCGTGTAGTTCGCTGCGGCCTCGGTGTAACCGAGTGCGCGAAGACTCTCTACGACGTTGGCCTGCGGATCGTTCTGACGTGAGTCGATCACGTTGTAGATGGCAGCGGCCTGACCGTAGTTAGGATGCGGTTCTTCGCCGTGCATGGTGCTGATCCAGCAGGGATGCGTTTCGTACTCGCGGAAGATCTTGTAGCCGAAATCGCGACCCGGTAGAAGGCCGAACTTCCATAGGTGATACGCGATGTCTTTGCCTACGTAAGTCACGGTGCCGTTGGAACGGATGATGACCTTTGCATCTTCATCGGGGCCTTCCACAACTTCTGCGCCGGGGCGACGCATAACCCAGCAGCCCTTATTCTTGCCTTCGGTTTCGAGATACAGAACACCGCGCTCAACCATCAACTGGCGTGCTGCTTCCCAGAAATGCAGGTGCAGGATTTCGCTTTCACGCGGCAGGAAGTCGTACTCGATGGAGAGGCGCTCCATGGTTTCGAGATGACGCTCGAGAACCGCAGTGGCGACGAGGTCGGCTACCTTTGCGATTTCGTTGTTGCCTTCTTCAATGTGGTGCAGCGTGTCCAGGCGCAGCTTCTTGCGTGCTTCTTTCTGGTCGGCATCACTGTCATACCACTGCGAGACGCGGGCGTAGAGATCCCACAGGTAGTAGTCGACGCGTTCGCCGCGCGCGACGAGATCGCCGATGAGTGCATCCACATCCGCAGACGACTTCCCTTCCAGATGCAGCAGGCCGACGACTACGTCCGCCACCTGAACGCCGGTGTTATCGATGTAGTTCTGCACCACGGTGGGATAGCCGGACTTATAGCTGTCCTTGCGCAGGAGACGCGCGAAGCTGTCACCGAGGATGGCGTTGCGCAGATGGCCTACGTGAGCGGCTTTGTTCGGGTTGATGCTGGTGTGTTCGACGAGACGGAGGCCTTCGCCGCCAATGTCAGAGTGTTCGCCCTTGGCAATGCGCTTGGTGATGGCTGCGCGATCAAGCTTTACGTTGAGGTAGCCAGCACCGGCGACTTCAACCGTGGCAACACCGTCGATGCCGTTGAGTTCAGCGGCAAGTTCAGTGGCGATCATCTTCGGTGCTTTGCGCAGGCGCTTGGCGAGCTCAAAGGCGACGGGCGTGGCGATTTCGCCCATCGCGATGTTTGGCGGAAGCTCTGTGGCGATGTTTGCGCCGGTGACTTCGTATTTTGTTTGCAGCACGTTTGCTGTGGTTTCCAGCAGTGCCTGTTTGAGCTTGCGATACATAGTTCGTTCTTTCTACATGGGCTGCGCGTGTGCGCAGCAGTTCTTCACTTACAGGAGATCGGCTTCAGGCGGAAGTGAATGAATTTCCTGCGAGAGCGTTTTACCACCATGCTCTTTGCGGTTGATCAGGAAGCCGATGCCACCGACGATGTTGACGAGCATAAAGATGACGAAGTGCACAAAGAGTGCGTACAGGATGGCCAGCGATGTGGGCACACCCTGCGACTCCATGGCGAGCTTGCCAAATGCTTCAAAAGGGCCGATGCCACCGGGAGCGCTGGGCAACATAAAGCTCAGATTGCTGAGAATGGACGCGAGCATGGAGCCGTGGAATGTGTTGAGGCCCAGGAGCTGCGCGGTGGAATAAAAGACCATGCCTTCACAGAGCCAGACGATGGACGTGAGCAGCACGAGCAGAAAGCGCACCGGGTACGGGATGTGCACGATGGCATCAAACAACTGCTCAGCCCACTCGCCGAACTTGCGTGTGCGTGGGTGATTGCCGTAACGCGCAACGAGTTTCTGCACGAGGAGGTGCAGGATGTGTGTGCCGAAGAGAAGCAGGCCCAGGCAGAACACCAGAATGACGAGCACCAGACGAACCGTCTGCGCGACGCCATACCCGTGGAATGAGAACGCAGCAAAGCTGCTCTCAAGCCCGGAGGCTGCCACGGCAAAGAAGCCGAGCAGCATGACCGTATCCAGCAGACGTTCCAACACCACGGTACTAAGCACAGCGGACGATGACGCGTTTACATCCGGGGCATAGGCAAAGATGCGCAGGAAATCGCCAATGCGGAAGGGCAGGATGTTGTTTGCCGCCAGGCTGGTCATGAGCACGCGAAAGCATGCGGTGAGGCGCGCGTTATATCGGCGCAGCATGAGCCACCAGCGATAGCTGCGGAGGCCGTAATCTACCGAGATGAAGCCCAGTACACCCAGAATCCATACGGGATGGCCGAAGTGCACATCGCGCAGCTCATCCAGGTGGAATCCGCGCAGGGTCCGCCAAAGGAAAAAGGCGGAGATGAGAAGCCCGGGAATGAGTTTCCAGTAGCGGCTTGCGTTGCTGGATGGCTTTTCGCTCAAACAATGGCTCCTGCTCTGCGGGGATACGGGCGGGAATGAAATTGGGACATGCCTCACCGATTATACGAAGATTGGCAGAAGACGCCGCTGCGTACGTCTAACTCTGCACGTTAGTCTTAGGTGCTCGCACACAATACATGGCAACAGTTTCGATTCTTACAGAAGCGCGTTTGCGCTCGATGAATGCAACGGAAAGCAGCAAGCGGACGACGCTGCTGTTTTTAGGTGCATTATCACTGGTGGCCGCGGCACTCCTTGGCTATCACCCGTATGCGGAGGATGGCGGGATTTATGCGTCGGCTTTGGCGCTGCGGTTAAATCCGTCGCTGTTCCCTGCATTTCGAGCCTTTGCCGTGGCGCATACCGGCAAGAGCCTGTTCATCCCGGTTGTGGCTGAAGTGGTGCAGCGGAGCCGTATGCCGCAGGAAGTCGTACTGCTGGGGCTGTATTTGCTGTCGATTGCCGCGACCGTGGCCGCAGCGTACGGAATGGCTTGCGAGTTGTTCTCTACGCGACGGCAGCAGCTTTGGTCTACATTGTTGCTGGCGCTGGCTATGGGCATGCCGGTGGGCGGGACGTCGCTCTATATTGCGGACCCGTATCTGACGTCTCGTTCGTTCTCCACGCCATTGATTCTGTTGGGGCTGACTGCCCTGTTGCGTAAGAGATATGGCGCTGCGGCTGTGTGTGGAGGGATGTCGTTTGCCGTGCATCCGCTGATGACGCTGTGGGCGCTACTGCCGGCTGCTTTTTTGCTGCTTTGGCAGAGATCGCCGAAACGTACGCGGGGTTTTATTCTGCTGGCGCTGGCTGTGATTGGCATCATGGTGGCGATACAGTTTGTGGCGCCTGTTGATTCCGCGGCCGTGCGTGCCGCGTCGCTTTCGCGGGGTTACTGGTTCCCTTCGCAGTGGCAGTGGTACGAGTGGATTGGTCTGATTGCGCCGGTTCTGATGCTGTTGACCGTGGCTTCCGGCCGAAGTAAGACGATGTCTTCTGCGGCGCAGTCCGTAGCTGCTGCGATGGCTGCTTCCATGGTGACGGTGACTGCGGGCGCGTTGCTGCTGATCCATACGGGCAATACGGCTTTCCAGTTGGCACGCTTGCAGCCACTGCGGTTGCTGCATCCCGTCTCCATTGTTTTTGTACTGCTGCTGGCTGGACGGCTGGCAGATCCGGACGCAAGAACGTGGCGGCGCTGTGTGCTCTATCTGTTCGTGCTTGGCGCTGTTGGCGGAATGCTGTTCTTGCAGAGAGAGACTTATCCGCACTCTGCTCACTGGGAAAATCCGTGGCAGCAACGTGGCAATGGATATGAGAACGCTGCTCTTTGGCTTCGAAAGAACACGCCTGTGGATGCGCTGATTGCTGTCGACGCGCGCTACACGACGACGCGCGGTGAAGATGCGCAGATGGTGCGGGCCATTGCGCGGCGAAGCACAATTCCTGATGCGGCTAAGGATGGTGGTATTGCGTCTGTTGTGCCGGTGCTGGCCGATACATGGCTGGCTGGTAGCCAGGCACAGGAAGGACTTGCTTCTCTTCCAGACGCTCAGCGCATTCAGCGGTTGCGTCCGTATGGGGCGTCGTGGATTTTGTTACCTGCGGATGCTGAGACGGCGTTTCCCTGCCCGTATCGCAATGGGGATGCGAAGGTCTGCCGCGTTCCCTGATGTACTGCAGCAAAAAGCACAGCCGAAGCTGTGCTTTCGTTAGCCAATGTTTTGATTGCTATGGAACGCGTAGCGGTCGGAGACCTTCCATTGGGAACAGGCCCGTTGGATAATCCTCTGTCGGGTACTGTGCCTTAAACAGATAGCGCGCGAAGAAGGTGGGCTGCACCATGGTGTAGTTGTTCGTGTTGTTCGCGGCCAACGCTCCGCCCACATACCAATGTTCCGCAACTTGATAGCTGAACTGGCCACCGATGTTGAAGTTGGCTCCGGTGGAGGTGCTGCGTGGCGAATAGGCCGTGGCGCAGGTCTTCTGGGCAATCTCAGTCAGAGAGCAGCCAGAGAGCGATCCGTTAAACAGTGCTACGCTGGCGGAGTCGGACATGGGATAGAACTTGGCCGTGTCCTGTACAAAGGTCTGCACGCCGAGGGCGCCTGCGATGGTGTAGTGCCACTTGTCGCGATAGTGGCCATTCCAGGTGACGGGCAACGAGCCGAGGAAGTAGACCTCAGGGCTGAAGTAGCCGCCGTTACCGTAGGTCAATGGGATTTCGTTGTGGGCATAATGCATGCCGAAGAAGCTACCACCCACGTTCAGCGAACCATACTGCGGCACCTGCCAGACGCGGAAGTACGCGCCCATGGTGCCTTCGAGCTTCTGGTTGTCGAGCGTCTTGTAACCGTTGACCGTACCGCCGTCGCCGCTGATGTAGAAGCCGGACTTTTCATCGCCGAAATCGACACGAGCGCCCACGGTGGTGGAGACCACGCCGCCCCAGATGTTGCCGGAGAAGACAGGTGTTACAGAACCCGGATCACGCAGACCGGCGTAGGAAAGCTGCGTGTCCTTCACGGAGTCGCGTTCGCCGTAGAGCGTGAGGTGATTGAAGAAACGCGCACGCGCGCGACCGGTGATGTTGTTTACCAGGAACGAGTACGGGGTATAGCCAACGGCCAGGCCGAAGTTCGTGCTGGTCATCTGCAGTTCACCGCCGACGCCGGACGAATACTGCGGCGCGGGAGAGGTGATGGCCGTGGCAGGCAAGGTGCCCAATAGCGGTGTGGCAGTGGTTGCGCCCAGCGTGCCGAGATCGAGTGTTCCGCTGTTCAGGAAGACTGCCTTCGGGACTACGGAGAAGCGCACGCGATTCCCCGCCACGAAGGTGGCTTCCATGGGAGCTTCGTAGTCGAAGAGACGGTTGACGCCCGGTGTGCCGCTACGGAAGCGTACCCAACCGCTGCCACCTACCCAACCGGAGTAGCTGGATTCAAGCGTGGCCAGGTCAAGTTCTGTCTGCTGACGTTCGTTGAGCGGCGGCGCTACCTTCTCGTTCGGGTCGTAATAGCCGCGCAGTGGCGGGACGCTACGCGCGACCAAATCGCCATCCGTTGGGATGCGATTGTTGCCGTTGTTATATGGCGGCAGATCCGGGTATGGCTGCGTGGAAAGCTCGCTGGGTGCCGCGGGATAGAAGATGGGCGCAGAGGCCTGACCCACGCCAGCAATCGACGTGGCGGAACGCGAACGCGTGGTGCGGTGAGCCGTCGTTGTGCCCTTGATCACAGGGCGCGTGGGCTGCGGATACTGCTGGCCGTAGGTGTTCTCGCCGCTCTGGATGCCGTAATTGTTGTACGAGCGACCGGGCTGAACCGTCGTGGTGCGTGTGCTGCCCAGTCCCTGACGGTAGGTGTTGCCATCGTTGGTGGATGACGTGTCGTACGGCTGCGTGTTCGTGGGAGCCGTTGCCGGGAGCGACGATGGCTGGCCCGTCTGGCCGGGAACCGGTGTCTGCGCGTATTGCGTGTTGCGCGGCGTGCCGTCCGCGATTTCGTCAGGCGGAGTGCTCTGCCCCATCATGCTGCGTGGATCGGACTGGCGGCGGCGCGCTGCAGCAGCTTCCGCAGCGGCGATTTCAGGATGCACCGTCTTCCCGCCGCGCTTGGTGTTGCTGACGGCATGGGTCGGGACGCGGACGTCGCTGGCCGAGTACGTGACCATTGGGGTTGCGTTCTGCTGCGTTGGCGGAACGTATGGGATGTACGGGCCGTAGACTTCGCCGTTGAACTGGCCGGTCTGCGCACCTTCTTTATACGAGCCAGCGAGATACACCGGATCCGATGTGTTTGCTGACTGAGCCTGCTGGGTGGAACGACGAATCTGTTCCTGCTGGTAGGCGAGTGAGGCGTCAGGCGCGGTGCCTGGCAGATCGGTCTCAGAAGAAAGCGGCTGTGCGCTTGCTGTCAGCGGCGCTTCCTGTGCATGCCCTGTTACATCCGGCATTGAGTAATTCTGTGAGACACCGGGATACACGATGGAGCCTGCGGCCGGAAGCGTGCCGGAGTTGGGAACGTAGTCACGCAGGCGCTGCGTGGAAGGCTGCTGGCGCACCGTGGAATTGGGGTTCGCCATGTACGACGGTACCGTTGGCTGAGCGGTATTGCCGTTGTAAGGCTGTGCGTATCCAGACCCTGGCAGCGGTGCCTGCGTGCCGATCTGCACCGGCGCCTGACCATACGAGTTGGAGGCGTTGGGAAGGTACGGATGTGCCGGAGGCTGCGTCATGGGCGTGCCGTCCGGGTTGCGATCTTCTTGGCCGGGGGCCAGAAGCTGCGCAAGGCCTTCTGCTTGCGTGGGGCTCGGCAGTTGGCGGGGATTCAGCTGCGGCGTTGGCTGATTAAGGATGCTCGCCAGTTCCGAACCCGGATCGGGCTGCGGTTGCGCGGCGAGCGATGCGCGATA contains the following coding sequences:
- the smpB gene encoding SsrA-binding protein SmpB, with the protein product MPHSPAVFQQNPSKKPAQRDPVAVGQRDAAVNRSASHNYFLTDRFECGIALRGTEVKSIREGKAQLKDAYGLINNGEAFLLNAHIGAFSHGNIMNHEETRTRKLLLHKEELRKLTARTKEKGFTLIPTRFYFKNGRVKCELALARGKQDWDKRETERNREADREARAAVARSQRR
- a CDS encoding leucyl aminopeptidase encodes the protein MNASLQFSNAPEFVTSLLTVFAVDNGSAPDAPSISLLTAEQAILAAAAPFLNSGEFKADAGGTLLLHAPAGLKAERLLIVGAGKAAKLSTAELRKAAGTAIRTAKAKSIRDAAIVFPKLNENLDAAEVSRALTEGILLADYDADTYRSQREDRSMQNVVLLGDETSRGALERGFAEGEVFAAAQNFARTLVNEPGNVLTPTELGKRAAAMCEANGLSCEVHSTEKLKELGMGAFLGVAQGSVQPPALIVMRYKPAKAANSNVIGLVGKGITFDTGGISIKPADGMDKMKYDMAGAAAMIGAMQTIAALKPAVEVIGVVCSAENMPSGSAYKPGDVLTAMSGKTIEVMNTDAEGRLVLADGLHYAKTLGATHLINAATLTGACVVALGKLNSGLFSNDDETVALFREAVNTTDETFWQLPCTDDYRELIKSDIADIRNTGMDRWGGAITAAMFLKEFVGETPWIHLDIAGQAWIDESRSYIAKGPSGVAVRSIVEWVRALAQ
- a CDS encoding response regulator; this encodes MTLAESTVLVVDDEPILRLTFSIVLQRTGARVLTADDGAEALRIVEADPVDLILTDKQMPNVNGMALLRQLRERGVMTPVILFVNVLCQKTRQRWNDSA
- a CDS encoding arginine--tRNA ligase, coding for MYRKLKQALLETTANVLQTKYEVTGANIATELPPNIAMGEIATPVAFELAKRLRKAPKMIATELAAELNGIDGVATVEVAGAGYLNVKLDRAAITKRIAKGEHSDIGGEGLRLVEHTSINPNKAAHVGHLRNAILGDSFARLLRKDSYKSGYPTVVQNYIDNTGVQVADVVVGLLHLEGKSSADVDALIGDLVARGERVDYYLWDLYARVSQWYDSDADQKEARKKLRLDTLHHIEEGNNEIAKVADLVATAVLERHLETMERLSIEYDFLPRESEILHLHFWEAARQLMVERGVLYLETEGKNKGCWVMRRPGAEVVEGPDEDAKVIIRSNGTVTYVGKDIAYHLWKFGLLPGRDFGYKIFREYETHPCWISTMHGEEPHPNYGQAAAIYNVIDSRQNDPQANVVESLRALGYTEAAANYTHINYAMVALTPRCAIDLGYTLSDADKEKTHLEVSGRKGFGVKADDLLDRLIAAAKSEVDARHPEDPESQRQRSAEQIAVGALRYFMLKYTRNTIIAFDFRDALSFEGETGPYVQYSAVRAANILKKAGVTEQHAINDIADLDLAPYFEGEAGDSLWAMWLILSRVTTIVEQSIAAAEPAIVARFAFQLAQEFNNFYHRNHVLNETDPARKKLLLATAAVASRELTRVLGWLGIEVPLSM
- a CDS encoding lysylphosphatidylglycerol synthase transmembrane domain-containing protein, with the protein product MSEKPSSNASRYWKLIPGLLISAFFLWRTLRGFHLDELRDVHFGHPVWILGVLGFISVDYGLRSYRWWLMLRRYNARLTACFRVLMTSLAANNILPFRIGDFLRIFAYAPDVNASSSAVLSTVVLERLLDTVMLLGFFAVAASGLESSFAAFSFHGYGVAQTVRLVLVILVFCLGLLLFGTHILHLLVQKLVARYGNHPRTRKFGEWAEQLFDAIVHIPYPVRFLLVLLTSIVWLCEGMVFYSTAQLLGLNTFHGSMLASILSNLSFMLPSAPGGIGPFEAFGKLAMESQGVPTSLAILYALFVHFVIFMLVNIVGGIGFLINRKEHGGKTLSQEIHSLPPEADLL